Within Aliivibrio fischeri, the genomic segment ACATCTGAAATTTGCTGATGAGTTAATTCAAATTCTTGCTGTAAACGCTCTAAAGCTTGAGCTTCTTCAATTGCATTCAAATCTTCACGTTGAATATTTTCAATTAAAGCCATCGCGATTGCGGCTTTATCTTCAACAGATTTAACCACACATGGAACGTGTTTTAGACCCGCTTTTTTAGCGGCACGGAAGCGTCGTTCGCCAGCAATGATTTCGTATTGTTGAGAAGCAACTTCACGTACAACGATCGGTTGGATGATACCTTGAGAACGAATAGAAGCAGAAAGCTCTTCAAGGGCTTCTTCTTCCATAACTTTACGAGGTTGATATTGACCAGCACTCAATTGATGAATACCTAACTCAACCAATTGAGCATCTTTAGAAATGGACTCGCTTTGTGCAGCAGCTGTCTGCTTTTCACGTGCAATTGAACTTGTTGCTAATAGGGCATCTAATCCTTTGCCTAAACCACGTTTATTACTCATGAATTTCTGTTTCCCTTTCTTTTTCCATTTCGTCACGGCGAATTATCTCTCCGGCAAGGGCTAAATAAGCCTTTGCACCATTTGAGTATTTATCATAATACATTGCAGGTTTACCATGACTAGGCGCTTCTGCTAGGCGAACATTTCGAGGGATCACAGTGCGATACACTTTTTCACCAAAATGTTTTTTCAATTGATCAGATACATCATTCGCTAAGCGATTACGAGGATCAAACATGGTTCTAAGCAACCCTTCGATCTTTAAATCAGCATTCACTACAGCGGCTAATTTACCTATGGTATCAATTAAAGCCGTTAGTCCTTCAAGTGCGTAATACTCACATTGCATAGGAACTAATACAGAATCAGATGCTGCCATGGCGTTAATTGTAAGGAGATTTAGAGCGGGAGGGCAATCGATAAAGATGAAATCATAGTTACCACGAATTGGGTAGATCATGTTGCGCAAGCGAACTTCTCGCGCAAACACTTCCATTAATTTGATTTCAGCAGCAGTAACGTCACCATTGGCAGCAATTAAATCATAGCCACCAGAGGTTTCCTCTATCACAACTTTGTCAAAAGGCACTTCGTCAACCAACAACTCGTAAGCGGTTGCATCCACATCATATTTATCAACACCACTGGCCATGGTTGCATTGCCTTGGGCATCAAGGTCAATTAATAAGACCTTTCGATGTGTTGCAGCCATTGATGCTGCAAGATTCACCGCTGTTGTTGTTTTACCTACGCCACCTTTCTGGTTCGCAATAGAGATAATTTTTCCCACACTAACCTCATTCCATTATTTTTTTCCGGCTAAGGTGACTAAATGTCTTTCACCCTCTAACTCCGGAACGATCAATGTCGCTACATTTTTAACAGAGCACCATTCAGGAAGATCATTCGCTTCTTCTTCTGAATAAATACCTTTTAATGCTAAAAATACACCATCTTCTTCTTTCGGTAGATGATGACACCAATTCACCATGTCTGTCATTGATGCAAATGCACGACTTAGGACTGCATCAAACTTTTCTTCAGGTTGAAACTCTTCAACACGGCTTTGAATTGGTGTTACGTTGGTGATTTTTAGCTCATGAATAACTTGTTTAATAAAGCGAATTCGCTTTCCTAAACTATCCAATAGTGTAAATGATTTCTCTGGATTCATGATAGCTAATGGGATACCTGGTAACCCAGGACCTGTACCAACATCAATAAAACGTTCACCAGATAATTTTGGACTAACTACAATGCTGTCCAAAATGTGCTTAATAACCATTTCACTTGGGTTTCTCACTGAGGTTAAGTTATACGCTTTATTCCACTTGTGGAGTAGTGCAACATAACCAAGGAGTTGTTCTTTTTGCAATTCAGAGACATTTAAGTCAGTTTGAGCAATTAAACGGTCGAATTGTTGAGATAAATCGGTCACGTTACTCACCTTTCTTTAATAAACCGTGTTTTTTCAAATGAACTAATAAAATTGAAATAGCAGCAGGCGTGATACCTGATATACGAGAAGCAATACCAATCGTTTCTGGTTTTGCATCACTCAGTTTAGCCACAACCTCATTTGAAAGACCTTTTACTTCTTTGTAATCAAGATCAAACGGTAATTTTGTATTTTCATGACGTAATGATTTTTCAATTTCATCACGTTGACGTTGAATGTAACCCGCATATTTTACTTGGATTTCAACTTGCTCAGATGCTTGTGAATCTTCAAGAGCAGGACCAAAACCATCAATTGAAACTAGAGATTGATAATTAACTTCCGGACGACGTAGAAGATCCTCACCACTT encodes:
- a CDS encoding ParA family protein produces the protein MGKIISIANQKGGVGKTTTAVNLAASMAATHRKVLLIDLDAQGNATMASGVDKYDVDATAYELLVDEVPFDKVVIEETSGGYDLIAANGDVTAAEIKLMEVFAREVRLRNMIYPIRGNYDFIFIDCPPALNLLTINAMAASDSVLVPMQCEYYALEGLTALIDTIGKLAAVVNADLKIEGLLRTMFDPRNRLANDVSDQLKKHFGEKVYRTVIPRNVRLAEAPSHGKPAMYYDKYSNGAKAYLALAGEIIRRDEMEKERETEIHE
- the rsmG gene encoding 16S rRNA (guanine(527)-N(7))-methyltransferase RsmG → MTDLSQQFDRLIAQTDLNVSELQKEQLLGYVALLHKWNKAYNLTSVRNPSEMVIKHILDSIVVSPKLSGERFIDVGTGPGLPGIPLAIMNPEKSFTLLDSLGKRIRFIKQVIHELKITNVTPIQSRVEEFQPEEKFDAVLSRAFASMTDMVNWCHHLPKEEDGVFLALKGIYSEEEANDLPEWCSVKNVATLIVPELEGERHLVTLAGKK
- a CDS encoding ParB/RepB/Spo0J family partition protein; translation: MSNKRGLGKGLDALLATSSIAREKQTAAAQSESISKDAQLVELGIHQLSAGQYQPRKVMEEEALEELSASIRSQGIIQPIVVREVASQQYEIIAGERRFRAAKKAGLKHVPCVVKSVEDKAAIAMALIENIQREDLNAIEEAQALERLQQEFELTHQQISDVIGKSRTTVTNLLRLNALTDEVKGLVEQKELEMGHARALLALENEQQVELAHLVIKKKLTVRQTEQKVKELLAPQKEEEPKEVDTEMMTISDKLSSTLGSKVVISRNAAGKGKVTITFDEAHKLEQLIAKLES